One genomic segment of Bradyrhizobium prioriisuperbiae includes these proteins:
- a CDS encoding GntR family transcriptional regulator, translating into MTEDPAFGPEQRSASTQSRLLAERLRQSLLDGAFAAGSRLNEVHLARTLLVSRTPLRAALQTLAGEGLLHHTPNCGFTVPEQSLTAIVDAYEMRALAEGLAARFAAERGLSDEMRLRMEAALVAGEKALADDTAEDARRGFYAEANEAFHGVIHEAAQSQLVADVLRICQRVPQTSAHNIVAFDLDDVRQRHAAHRKIYEAIICREPREAEQLMRQHVLAVKLSMARWFSLRDTEAAPVQPRTRKSAARR; encoded by the coding sequence ATGACCGAAGATCCGGCTTTCGGCCCCGAACAGCGCAGCGCATCGACGCAGTCCCGGCTTCTGGCCGAGCGGCTGCGGCAATCGCTGCTCGATGGCGCGTTCGCCGCCGGCAGCCGTCTCAATGAAGTGCATCTGGCGCGCACACTCTTGGTCTCGCGCACTCCGTTGCGCGCCGCCCTGCAGACGCTGGCTGGTGAAGGGCTGTTGCATCACACGCCGAACTGCGGCTTCACCGTGCCGGAGCAGTCGCTCACCGCGATCGTCGATGCCTATGAAATGCGGGCGCTGGCGGAAGGCCTCGCCGCGCGTTTCGCCGCCGAGCGCGGCCTGAGCGACGAGATGCGCCTGCGTATGGAGGCCGCACTTGTCGCCGGGGAGAAGGCGCTTGCTGACGACACCGCGGAAGACGCGCGCCGCGGATTTTACGCCGAAGCCAATGAGGCGTTTCACGGCGTCATTCACGAGGCCGCGCAGTCGCAACTGGTTGCCGACGTGCTGCGGATCTGCCAGCGTGTGCCCCAGACGTCAGCGCACAACATCGTGGCCTTCGACCTGGATGACGTGCGGCAGCGCCATGCGGCGCACCGCAAGATCTATGAGGCGATCATTTGCCGCGAGCCGCGGGAGGCGGAGCAACTGATGCGCCAGCACGTCCTCGCCGTGAAGCTGTCGATGGCGCGCTGGTTCAGTCTGCGC
- a CDS encoding fumarylacetoacetate hydrolase family protein yields MLLSRIARDAAPSSISLPVVGTESLFEVRRIYCVGRNYVDHIREMKEGDERDPPFFFQKPTDAIVLNGDVVPYPLLTDDFQHEIELVAAIGRGGQRIAPTEALDHVCGYAVGIDMTRRDRQREARERGLPWEIGKSFDRSAPCGPIHPVDRVGHIGSGNISLTVNGALRQRGDVAQMIWNVAEIVANLSFHYALHTGDLIFTGTPAGVGPVVPGDHMVGSIDGLGDISFIIGERI; encoded by the coding sequence ATGCTCCTGTCCCGGATCGCGCGCGACGCCGCGCCATCATCGATCAGCCTGCCCGTTGTCGGGACCGAGTCGTTGTTCGAGGTACGCCGCATCTATTGCGTCGGCCGCAACTATGTCGACCACATCCGCGAGATGAAGGAGGGGGACGAGCGCGATCCGCCCTTCTTCTTCCAGAAGCCGACCGATGCCATCGTGTTGAATGGCGACGTCGTGCCCTACCCATTGCTGACCGACGACTTCCAGCACGAAATCGAGCTGGTCGCGGCCATCGGTCGAGGCGGCCAACGCATCGCGCCCACAGAAGCGCTCGATCATGTCTGCGGTTATGCTGTTGGCATCGACATGACCCGCCGCGACCGCCAGCGCGAGGCGCGCGAACGCGGCCTGCCCTGGGAAATCGGCAAGTCGTTCGACCGCTCCGCGCCTTGCGGGCCGATCCATCCGGTGGATCGCGTGGGCCACATCGGGTCCGGAAACATTTCGCTGACCGTCAACGGCGCTCTCCGGCAGCGCGGCGATGTCGCGCAGATGATCTGGAACGTGGCCGAGATCGTCGCCAACCTGTCGTTTCACTATGCGTTGCACACCGGCGACCTGATTTTCACCGGAACCCCGGCCGGGGTCGGGCCCGTGGTGCCGGGCGATCATATGGTCGGCAGTATCGATGGCCTCGGCGACATCAGCTTCATCATCGGCGAAAGGATCTGA
- a CDS encoding polysaccharide deacetylase family protein encodes MRPTERLSYSPITERPPLKLPGDARLAVWVIVNVEEWDAKETMPRTVLTPPAGGSPSPDIPNWAWHEYGNRVGFWRMLEVFDTLKIKAALAINGSAIAAYEPIARAARDRGWEFIGHGFSQKNMQKVANEREDIVRTSKAIADYVGRPPRGWLGPGLTETWETPDILLEEGYDYVCDWVLDDQPVVLKTRTGSIVNIPYTQECNDVAMMLIQHHKASEYRDRAIDQFEQLYADARESARVMALVVHPYIMGAPHRLRYLREALEHIAGKPEVTFRTGEEILDWYRTASKP; translated from the coding sequence ATGCGCCCCACTGAGCGCCTGTCGTATTCCCCGATCACCGAACGGCCACCGTTGAAGCTTCCCGGCGATGCGCGCCTTGCGGTGTGGGTCATCGTCAATGTCGAGGAATGGGACGCGAAGGAAACCATGCCGCGGACCGTGCTGACGCCGCCGGCAGGCGGCTCGCCAAGCCCGGACATTCCGAACTGGGCCTGGCACGAATACGGCAATCGCGTCGGTTTCTGGCGCATGCTCGAGGTGTTCGACACACTGAAGATCAAGGCGGCGCTGGCTATCAATGGCTCGGCGATCGCAGCCTACGAGCCGATCGCCCGCGCCGCCCGAGACCGCGGCTGGGAGTTCATCGGCCACGGTTTCTCGCAAAAGAACATGCAGAAGGTGGCGAACGAGCGCGAGGACATCGTGCGCACATCAAAAGCCATCGCCGACTATGTCGGCCGTCCTCCGCGCGGCTGGCTCGGGCCGGGCCTCACCGAGACCTGGGAGACGCCCGACATCCTGCTGGAGGAGGGCTATGATTATGTCTGCGACTGGGTGCTCGATGACCAGCCGGTGGTGCTGAAAACGCGCACCGGGTCCATTGTCAACATTCCCTACACCCAGGAATGCAACGACGTCGCCATGATGCTGATCCAGCATCACAAGGCGTCTGAATATCGCGATCGCGCCATCGACCAGTTTGAACAGCTTTACGCCGACGCCCGCGAGTCGGCCCGCGTCATGGCGCTGGTCGTGCATCCCTACATCATGGGCGCGCCGCACCGCCTGCGCTACCTCCGCGAAGCGCTCGAACACATCGCCGGCAAGCCCGAGGTAACGTTCCGCACCGGCGAAGAAATTCTGGACTGGTATCGCACAGCATCGAAGCCCTGA
- a CDS encoding MFS transporter: MTTETRTLSDHSRSTSGLMLAMFIVLLASYVINAMDRQIFPLLAADVRKEYGFSLADTGLLSTIFTLGMAIAGWPTGALLARFTRKTVLQIGIAIFSVGTVLTAFATSMADMLIYRAATGIGEAMQLTALIAIATTSFVNFRAVAVGSINASFGVGAIIGPLLASVALGAYGSWRGPIILFGAIGFVAMAVIAVAVRPQLTEVQGRSGSERLSGGALTLFNRNTVILTILSLIGGLIIYGYLGMYPTFLREQLHFSPADTGRIMSIYGIGVLCSLIGGWLGDRFSQRAVLGLAFLGAAMLGYLLFSTSQSFAVQAILSFAWGFIVSGTIYVNLAGAHVKAVNASLAGRASGMFVTSLYGAAALAGYLIGFLANLTGWSHAGLIQITALSAIGAALSLAIRPELMSRT; encoded by the coding sequence ATGACCACCGAGACCAGGACTCTGTCCGACCATAGCCGATCCACCAGCGGCCTGATGCTGGCGATGTTTATTGTGCTGCTGGCCTCCTATGTCATCAATGCAATGGACCGGCAGATCTTCCCGTTGCTCGCCGCCGACGTGCGCAAGGAGTACGGCTTCTCGCTCGCCGATACCGGGCTGTTGTCCACCATCTTCACACTCGGCATGGCGATCGCCGGCTGGCCGACCGGCGCCCTGCTTGCAAGATTCACCCGCAAGACTGTGCTGCAGATCGGTATTGCGATCTTTTCGGTCGGCACCGTGCTGACCGCCTTTGCCACCAGCATGGCCGACATGCTGATCTACCGCGCCGCCACCGGAATCGGCGAAGCCATGCAGCTCACCGCGCTGATCGCGATCGCCACCACATCTTTCGTGAATTTTCGCGCCGTCGCGGTGGGATCGATCAATGCTTCGTTCGGTGTCGGCGCCATCATCGGGCCGCTACTGGCAAGCGTCGCACTCGGTGCCTATGGCAGCTGGCGCGGCCCGATCATCCTGTTCGGCGCGATCGGTTTCGTTGCGATGGCTGTGATCGCGGTGGCCGTGCGCCCACAACTGACCGAGGTGCAGGGGCGCAGCGGCAGCGAACGGCTGAGCGGCGGCGCCCTGACGCTGTTCAACCGCAACACCGTGATCCTCACCATTCTCAGCCTGATCGGCGGCCTGATCATCTACGGCTATCTCGGCATGTATCCGACCTTCCTGCGCGAGCAACTGCATTTCTCGCCAGCCGACACCGGACGCATCATGAGCATCTACGGCATTGGCGTGCTGTGCTCGCTGATCGGCGGCTGGCTCGGCGACCGTTTCTCGCAGCGCGCCGTGCTGGGGCTGGCCTTCCTCGGCGCCGCCATGCTCGGCTATCTGCTGTTCTCCACTTCGCAGAGCTTTGCGGTGCAGGCGATACTGTCGTTCGCCTGGGGCTTCATTGTCAGCGGCACCATCTACGTCAATCTGGCCGGCGCGCATGTCAAGGCGGTGAATGCGTCACTCGCCGGCCGCGCCTCCGGCATGTTCGTCACCAGTCTATATGGCGCGGCGGCCCTCGCCGGCTACCTGATCGGTTTCCTGGCCAACCTGACCGGTTGGAGCCACGCCGGCTTGATCCAGATCACGGCGCTGTCGGCTATCGGCGCGGCCCTCAGCCTTGCCATCCGTCCCGAGCTGATGTCGCGCACCTGA
- a CDS encoding ABC transporter substrate-binding protein yields MTSSVAMAGPSYGPGVTDTEIKLGQTLPYSGPGSAIGIPTAGGTAALLRRVNEAGGINGRKINLISLDDGLSPPKTVEQTRRLVEADEVLAIVGSLGSAPNTATQKYLNSKKVPQLFVMSGSSRFLAPKEFPWTMPWPVSAERVGEAYGRYIRQAKPQARVAIVYQNDEYGREGEKGIRKGLGSDADRLIVAERTYDVTDPTLDSQIVSLRASDADVLFHVSISKFAAQGLRKVSELSWQPVQFVDVPSASIAATFKPVGLEKAIGVISATYFKDPRDPAWKDDPGVAEYMSTMKTYAPEADPFDTNALFGYSVAQSLVAVLRQCGDDLTRENLMRQATDLKQVPLSLLLPGITLNTTKDDYAPIKQLRLMRFNGTSWDSFGEIMTIH; encoded by the coding sequence TTGACCTCTTCCGTGGCGATGGCCGGTCCAAGCTACGGCCCCGGTGTCACCGACACCGAAATCAAGCTCGGGCAAACGCTGCCCTACAGTGGCCCGGGATCCGCGATCGGGATTCCGACCGCGGGCGGCACGGCCGCACTGTTGCGACGGGTGAACGAGGCGGGTGGCATCAACGGCCGGAAGATCAACCTGATCTCGCTCGACGATGGCTTGAGTCCGCCCAAGACGGTTGAGCAAACCCGCCGGCTGGTGGAAGCCGATGAGGTCCTTGCCATTGTCGGATCGCTGGGAAGCGCGCCGAACACCGCGACACAGAAATACCTCAACAGCAAAAAAGTGCCGCAGCTGTTCGTGATGTCCGGATCGTCACGCTTTCTCGCGCCGAAGGAGTTTCCGTGGACCATGCCGTGGCCGGTGTCCGCGGAGCGCGTCGGCGAAGCCTATGGCCGTTACATCCGGCAAGCGAAGCCGCAGGCCAGGGTCGCCATTGTCTACCAGAACGACGAGTACGGCCGTGAAGGTGAGAAGGGCATTCGCAAGGGGCTCGGCTCGGACGCCGACAGGCTGATCGTCGCGGAGCGGACCTATGATGTGACCGACCCAACCCTCGATTCCCAGATCGTCAGCCTGCGGGCCAGCGACGCCGACGTGTTGTTCCATGTCAGCATCTCGAAGTTCGCGGCGCAGGGGTTGCGCAAGGTGTCGGAGCTGTCCTGGCAGCCGGTCCAGTTCGTCGATGTCCCGTCGGCGTCGATCGCCGCGACGTTCAAGCCCGTGGGGCTGGAGAAAGCGATCGGGGTGATTTCAGCGACCTACTTCAAGGATCCGCGCGATCCGGCGTGGAAGGACGATCCCGGTGTCGCGGAGTACATGTCGACCATGAAGACTTACGCGCCTGAGGCTGATCCGTTCGATACCAATGCGCTGTTCGGTTATTCGGTCGCCCAGTCACTTGTGGCCGTGCTGCGCCAGTGTGGCGACGATCTCACCCGCGAAAACCTGATGCGGCAGGCGACGGATCTCAAACAGGTGCCGCTGTCCCTGCTGCTGCCCGGCATCACGCTGAACACAACGAAAGACGATTATGCCCCGATCAAGCAGCTGCGCCTGATGCGTTTCAACGGCACGAGCTGGGATTCGTTCGGCGAGATCATGACCATTCATTAG
- a CDS encoding VOC family protein has translation MSKAFRLGFIELGTQRIEPELKYYTEVIGAKVTERAADGSTYLSLGLDHHNIALKVSEEAGLRCFGLQVTNERSLDDWATRIRDVGLTPTLKSDARPGVAKLLEVTEPGGHVVQLFTEMSLPAPGFGTQGVVPNKLGHIAVMSPEARKSVQFFRELLGFIKTDELDLGATFLTCNRDHHVLNVVEAPFRKLHHVAFELKERSHHHDAADLLSTHEIPIVWGPARHTAGHNLASYHFDPDRVLVEFYADMDIYIAELGWFEPRPWHETLPLRPQLWDRATLTTWGTKYDFDFREA, from the coding sequence ATGTCGAAAGCATTCCGGTTGGGTTTCATCGAACTTGGCACGCAACGCATCGAGCCCGAACTGAAATATTATACCGAAGTGATCGGTGCCAAAGTCACCGAGCGGGCGGCGGATGGTTCGACCTATCTCAGCCTGGGGCTCGACCATCACAACATTGCGCTCAAGGTTTCGGAAGAAGCCGGGCTGCGATGTTTCGGCCTGCAGGTGACGAACGAACGGTCGCTGGATGACTGGGCGACACGGATCAGGGATGTCGGCCTGACGCCGACGCTCAAGAGCGATGCGCGGCCGGGCGTGGCGAAACTCCTCGAAGTCACCGAGCCCGGCGGCCATGTGGTGCAGCTGTTCACCGAGATGAGTTTGCCGGCGCCGGGGTTTGGCACGCAGGGCGTGGTGCCCAACAAGCTAGGCCACATTGCCGTGATGTCGCCGGAAGCGCGGAAGTCGGTGCAGTTCTTCAGGGAGCTGCTTGGTTTCATCAAGACCGACGAACTCGACCTCGGCGCCACCTTCCTGACCTGCAACAGGGATCACCATGTGCTCAATGTGGTCGAGGCGCCGTTCCGGAAACTGCATCATGTCGCTTTTGAGCTGAAGGAGCGCAGTCATCATCACGATGCCGCCGATCTCCTGAGTACGCATGAGATTCCGATCGTCTGGGGACCGGCGCGCCACACCGCCGGCCACAATCTCGCATCCTACCATTTCGATCCCGATCGCGTGCTGGTCGAGTTTTATGCCGATATGGACATCTACATTGCCGAGCTCGGCTGGTTCGAGCCACGGCCCTGGCATGAAACGCTGCCGCTGAGACCGCAATTATGGGATCGCGCCACGCTCACCACCTGGGGCACCAAATACGACTTCGATTTCCGCGAGGCGTAA
- a CDS encoding FAD-dependent monooxygenase: protein MNGLKVTVVGGGIGGTAAALALLRAGCDVHVYEQVVNKTEVGAGIQLSPNATRLLHRYGLADALRNRAVRPLGIEIRRWDDGRILGREDLGDAAENAYGAPYYHFHRADLLSVLTAALPAERLHGGRRCIDVSQTATGARAVFDDGSVIDSDVVVGADGIHSAVRKSLFGDERPRFSGNVAYRGLAPVERLAHLNLKHQTTNWMGPGGHFVHYFVSGGRYMNFVAVTEQDNWDRESWNDRGDIAEAKRYYSGWHPQVHEILGAVDETFKWALFDRTPLASWSVGRVTLLGDACHPMLPYLAQGAAQSIEDGATLARCLTDIASSDVERALVTYETWRKPRTAAIQLAARGNSTSFHLPDGAEQQKRDAQMAAWSGLSPRRASIFGFDAERLETAEFV, encoded by the coding sequence ATGAACGGCTTGAAGGTCACTGTGGTCGGTGGCGGCATCGGTGGCACCGCGGCTGCGTTGGCTTTGCTGCGTGCCGGCTGTGACGTCCACGTCTATGAACAGGTCGTCAACAAGACTGAGGTGGGAGCCGGCATTCAGCTGAGTCCCAACGCCACCCGGCTGCTGCATCGTTATGGTCTTGCAGACGCATTGCGCAACCGGGCCGTCAGGCCCTTGGGCATCGAAATCCGACGCTGGGATGACGGCCGGATTCTGGGGCGAGAGGACCTGGGAGACGCTGCCGAAAACGCATACGGTGCGCCGTATTATCACTTCCACCGTGCCGATCTGCTGTCGGTCCTGACGGCCGCACTGCCGGCGGAACGACTGCATGGCGGACGGCGCTGCATCGACGTGAGTCAGACTGCCACCGGTGCGCGCGCCGTCTTTGACGATGGCTCCGTCATCGACAGCGATGTGGTGGTGGGCGCCGACGGCATTCATTCAGCGGTGCGAAAGAGCCTGTTCGGCGATGAGCGTCCGCGGTTTTCCGGCAACGTCGCCTATCGCGGCCTTGCCCCTGTCGAGCGGCTGGCCCATCTCAATCTCAAGCATCAGACCACCAACTGGATGGGGCCGGGCGGACACTTCGTGCACTACTTCGTGTCCGGCGGCCGCTACATGAATTTCGTGGCGGTCACCGAGCAGGACAACTGGGATCGGGAGTCCTGGAACGACCGCGGCGATATCGCGGAAGCCAAACGGTATTATTCCGGCTGGCATCCCCAGGTGCACGAGATCCTCGGTGCCGTGGACGAAACCTTCAAATGGGCGCTGTTCGACCGCACCCCGCTGGCAAGCTGGAGCGTGGGGCGGGTGACGCTGCTTGGCGACGCCTGCCATCCGATGCTGCCTTATCTCGCACAAGGCGCGGCGCAATCGATCGAAGACGGGGCAACGCTTGCGCGGTGTTTGACGGACATCGCGTCCTCCGATGTGGAGAGGGCGCTCGTGACCTACGAAACCTGGCGCAAGCCGAGGACTGCGGCGATCCAACTGGCGGCGCGGGGCAACTCAACCTCGTTTCATCTGCCTGACGGCGCCGAACAACAGAAGCGGGACGCCCAGATGGCGGCCTGGAGCGGGCTGTCGCCCAGGCGTGCGTCGATTTTCGGCTTCGATGCCGAGCGGCTGGAGACAGCAGAATTCGTGTGA
- a CDS encoding FAD-dependent monooxygenase, whose product MKTTQVLIAGGGPVGLTLAKVLTQFGIKVMVVERNATTTKYPKMDITNGRSMELFRKFGLADELRKSAVPEQHPFDVAWITSLAGHELHRFRYPSPEQSRALIRATNDGTQSREPAMRVSQVEIEPVLKRMAEAQPDADVRFGWTFEDFEQDDAGVTAILRNSEDDNTETVRCDYLIGCDGGGSRVRKLLDIALDGTPRVGLFQMVHFRSTARELLQRWGIAWHYQSPFGTMIAQNDNDIWTVQARQDPASAPNGIDPSALLQKFAGAPFDHTVLISNTWTPHLLLAQSYGRRRVFLAGDAVHQYIPTGGYGMNTGIGDAVDLGWKLAATLNGTGGPGLLASYEHERRPVGLRNREASARHTGVRIEIMQSYLADLESDVPVSAERRAAIGARVAALGNAENESWGVEFGYVYHRSPIVAAEQGAEPSLDPVRYTPTTMPGARLPSTFLSDGSALFDRLGPWFTLIDFGGADTDNFVAAAAKARIPLQILKLNEPSLERIYGRDTLLVRPDQHIAWRGSQRTRADADRILARALGWEAAG is encoded by the coding sequence ATGAAGACGACGCAGGTTCTGATCGCAGGCGGCGGCCCGGTGGGGCTGACACTGGCCAAGGTGCTGACCCAGTTCGGCATCAAGGTCATGGTGGTTGAGCGCAACGCCACCACGACGAAATATCCGAAAATGGATATTACCAACGGCCGCAGCATGGAGCTGTTCCGCAAGTTCGGCTTGGCAGACGAATTGCGCAAGTCGGCCGTGCCCGAGCAGCATCCGTTCGATGTCGCCTGGATCACGTCGCTCGCCGGGCATGAATTGCATCGCTTCCGCTATCCGAGCCCGGAGCAGTCCCGTGCGTTGATCCGCGCCACCAATGACGGCACACAGTCGCGCGAGCCGGCGATGCGGGTGTCACAGGTGGAGATCGAGCCGGTGCTGAAAAGGATGGCGGAAGCCCAGCCCGACGCCGATGTGCGGTTCGGCTGGACCTTCGAGGACTTCGAGCAGGACGATGCCGGCGTTACCGCGATCCTGCGCAATTCGGAAGATGACAACACCGAAACCGTGCGTTGCGACTATCTGATCGGTTGCGACGGCGGTGGCAGCCGTGTCCGCAAGCTTCTCGATATCGCGCTCGACGGCACGCCCCGGGTCGGCCTGTTCCAGATGGTTCATTTTCGCTCGACGGCGCGTGAGCTGCTGCAGCGCTGGGGCATCGCCTGGCATTATCAGTCGCCGTTCGGCACCATGATCGCGCAGAATGACAATGACATCTGGACCGTTCAGGCGCGGCAAGATCCGGCTTCGGCGCCGAATGGAATCGACCCGAGCGCTCTGTTGCAAAAGTTCGCGGGCGCGCCATTCGATCACACCGTGCTGATTTCCAACACCTGGACGCCGCATCTGCTGCTGGCGCAATCCTACGGCCGGCGGCGGGTGTTTCTTGCCGGCGATGCGGTCCACCAATACATTCCGACCGGCGGTTACGGCATGAACACCGGGATCGGCGACGCCGTCGATCTCGGCTGGAAACTGGCGGCGACCCTGAACGGCACCGGCGGTCCGGGCTTGCTCGCGTCCTATGAACACGAGCGTCGTCCCGTCGGCCTGCGTAACCGCGAGGCATCGGCGCGGCATACCGGGGTTCGCATCGAGATCATGCAGAGCTACCTGGCCGATCTCGAGTCCGACGTGCCGGTGAGTGCAGAGCGCCGTGCCGCCATTGGCGCGCGGGTCGCCGCACTCGGCAACGCCGAGAACGAAAGCTGGGGCGTCGAGTTCGGTTATGTCTATCACCGCTCTCCGATCGTCGCGGCCGAGCAGGGTGCGGAGCCGTCGCTGGATCCGGTACGTTATACGCCGACCACCATGCCCGGCGCGCGGCTGCCCAGCACGTTCCTGAGCGACGGCAGTGCGCTGTTCGACCGGCTGGGGCCGTGGTTCACGCTGATCGATTTCGGCGGGGCGGACACCGACAATTTCGTCGCGGCGGCGGCCAAAGCCCGAATTCCATTGCAGATCCTCAAGCTCAACGAACCGTCGCTTGAGCGGATCTACGGTCGCGATACGCTGCTGGTCCGGCCCGATCAGCACATCGCCTGGCGCGGGTCGCAACGGACGCGCGCGGACGCGGATCGGATCCTCGCTCGAGCGCTGGGATGGGAGGCTGCCGGATGA
- a CDS encoding fumarylacetoacetate hydrolase family protein, with product MRLVSYERHAKPALGLRSSEGILPLAYIVPGLPDTLPALLALGPSVMAQIAKAHRDAPQIKAVDAGVIRLLPPITQAGKILCLGLNYADHAAESKQARPDFPVIFLRANTSLVAHGQPIVRPLQSSALDFEGELVAVIGRTARHVKRDVALEHIAGYSIFNDASIRDYQLRTPQWTVGKNFDASGAFGPDFVTSDALPAGAAGLAIETRLNGAVMQSANTSDMIFGVAETVELLSACMTLEVGDVLVMGTPAGVGAARKPPVWMKPGDVVEVIIEDIGTLSNPIVAEDEQARAA from the coding sequence ATGCGGCTTGTGAGCTACGAACGGCACGCGAAACCCGCGCTGGGACTTCGCTCCTCCGAAGGGATCCTGCCGCTGGCCTATATCGTACCCGGCCTGCCGGATACGCTGCCGGCACTGCTTGCACTTGGCCCGTCGGTCATGGCGCAGATCGCGAAAGCTCATCGTGACGCGCCGCAAATCAAGGCCGTCGATGCTGGCGTCATCCGCCTGCTGCCGCCGATCACCCAGGCGGGAAAAATCCTTTGCCTCGGCCTGAACTATGCGGACCATGCCGCGGAATCGAAGCAGGCCCGCCCGGACTTCCCGGTGATCTTTCTGCGGGCCAACACGTCGCTGGTGGCCCATGGCCAGCCGATCGTGCGGCCGCTGCAGTCGTCGGCGCTGGATTTCGAGGGGGAATTGGTCGCCGTCATCGGCCGGACCGCGCGCCACGTCAAACGCGATGTCGCGCTTGAGCATATCGCCGGCTATTCCATCTTCAACGACGCCTCGATCCGCGATTATCAGCTGCGGACGCCGCAATGGACGGTCGGCAAGAATTTCGACGCCAGCGGTGCCTTCGGTCCGGACTTCGTCACCAGCGACGCGCTTCCTGCCGGTGCAGCGGGACTTGCGATCGAGACTCGCCTGAATGGCGCTGTGATGCAGAGCGCCAACACGAGCGACATGATTTTCGGCGTGGCGGAGACGGTGGAGCTTTTGTCTGCCTGCATGACCCTCGAGGTCGGCGACGTGCTGGTGATGGGAACGCCGGCTGGTGTCGGCGCGGCGCGCAAGCCGCCGGTCTGGATGAAACCAGGCGACGTCGTCGAGGTCATCATTGAAGATATCGGCACGCTCTCGAATCCGATTGTCGCCGAAGACGAACAAGCCCGCGCGGCTTGA
- a CDS encoding GntR family transcriptional regulator: MPPRKQAAAVEATSRVSTTLASSIEERLRRDLIAAVFMPGEKLAIDVLREKYGAGASPVREALNRLSAEGWVVLSDQRGFRVPSVSVDQLEELTRTRCLLNEVTLRESITRATEATDEAIVLALHRLTQTPTHVTDDARRINPDWEARHRAFHASLIAACGSRWLIDFDAMLFEQAARYRALSTRSKISRDVQKEHKGIADAVIARNVSEAIRLANAHISHTSSLVTQVTRRHETT, from the coding sequence ATGCCGCCAAGAAAACAAGCCGCCGCCGTCGAAGCCACGTCACGCGTCAGTACGACGCTCGCCTCCAGCATCGAGGAGCGGCTGCGGCGCGATCTGATCGCGGCGGTGTTCATGCCCGGTGAGAAACTCGCGATCGACGTGCTGCGGGAGAAGTACGGCGCCGGAGCAAGTCCAGTGCGGGAGGCGCTGAACCGGTTGTCTGCAGAAGGCTGGGTGGTGCTGTCGGATCAGCGCGGCTTTCGCGTGCCATCGGTGTCGGTCGATCAATTGGAAGAGCTGACCCGCACGCGCTGCCTGCTGAATGAGGTCACGCTGCGCGAATCCATAACGCGCGCCACTGAGGCGACCGATGAGGCCATCGTGCTGGCGCTGCATCGGTTGACGCAGACGCCGACGCATGTGACCGACGATGCGAGGCGGATCAATCCCGACTGGGAGGCGCGGCATCGTGCGTTCCATGCCAGCCTCATCGCCGCCTGCGGCTCGCGCTGGCTGATCGATTTCGATGCCATGCTGTTCGAGCAGGCGGCGCGTTATCGCGCGCTGTCGACCCGTTCCAAGATCAGCCGCGACGTGCAGAAGGAGCACAAGGGGATTGCCGATGCGGTGATTGCTCGCAATGTCTCGGAGGCGATCCGGCTGGCGAACGCGCACATCTCGCACACGTCCTCCCTGGTGACGCAGGTCACGCGCCGGCACGAAACGACCTGA